The following DNA comes from Actinomycetota bacterium.
CTGGAGGTAGTGGCGGAGCGCCACCTCCGGCAGCCGCACCCGGATGACCATGAGGTCGCCTGGCTTCAGCGGCGTCCCGGCGGGGAGGTCATGGGCGGCGGCGTACACCGGAACCAGCCGCTGGGACCGGTCCAGGAAGAGCGCCCCGGCCAGAATGGCGAGCACGACGAGACAGGCGCCGAGCGCGGTGCGGCCGTTCATCCAGGTGGCCGCGCGCAGGCGGTGGGCTGGGGCCGCCGGGGGCGGCTGCGGGTTCAGGCTGGACAGGGTCGACGCTCCGTGGGGGATGGAGCAGCGTCGGCAGAAGATGCCTGATCCGGGCGTATCCGATCAAGGGTGTGATTAGTGACACGTTAGCCTCCCTGCTGGATCCGGTAACCGGATCATCACGATGAAGCCGGAGGCAGTAGGAGGCAAACAGGAGTTCTGATATTGTGGACAACGCTGCGACGAGCGGTCGCGGGCGGCCCGAGCCGGCGCGACCGCAGATTCCGCGACCAGGAGGGACCTCATGCCCACGCCCGGCGTCGAGCCCAGGTTCTACACGCTGGAGGATGTGGCGACGATCCTCAACGTCCGGGTCGCCCAGGTCTATGCGCTCGTGCGCAGTGGTGAGCTCCCGGCGGTCAAGCTCGGTGGGCGTGGCGTCTGGCGGGTGGACCGTCTGCAGCTCGAGGCCTACATCGAGCGCATGCACGAGCAGACGGCCGACTGGGCGCGCAAGCACCCGCTCATCGGCGCGCCGGAGGAAGGGTGACGGCGGCCACCGCGGCGAATCCCACGAACCGGCGGGCCCGGACCGCCAGGCGGCGTCGCGCCTCGCCGAGGTCGTGCTCGGCGACCTCCAGGTAGTCGCTGCCGACCGCTTCGATGGTGCCGTCGCAGCTGCTCCCGTCGGCCAGCTCGACCCTGACCGGCTCCCGGCGCCGGGCCAGCTCGCGGAGGGCGAGGGCGAACTGGTGGCGGCGTGCGGCCGGGTTGGGTGTGGGCCGGAGTGTGGGTGGTTCGGCGGGCAGGGCGACCGACACCGCGGGACCGTAGCGGATCAGGTGCTCGGCCCCGTCGTCGGCCCGCAGGACGAGGAACTCCGGGTAGCTGGCGACGGTGGCGCCACGGAAGGTGCGGGCGCCGGCGAGCACCACCGCGTCGCTGCCGATGCGGCGGGCGAGCTGTTCCCAGAGCACGGTGGAGCCCAGCTCGGCGCGGACCGCGGCCACGGCCTCCTGCTCGGCCTCACGGCGCAGGCCGGCGTCGAACTCCGCCTCAAGTTCGTCGAACACCCGCCGCATCGTCGGCGGGGTTGACTCGTCTGGTTCCTCCGGTTCGTGCATGCGCGGCAGCCTAGTTGCGTGCCCGGGTTCTCCACAACTTCGCTCGTCGTCCTTGTCGGTACCTTAGGCCGATGGTAGGAAACGAGCGCAAGTAACCTGGATTGAAGGCAACTCGAGGACGTTGACGTGAGGCAGAAGTTCGGAGCGGTGGCCCGGCGGCCGGGCTGGCGGCGAAGGGCCTGGCTGCTGGCGATGGTGGCCGGGCCGGCCCTGGTCGGGCGCACCCTCGTTGGCGAGGTGGGATCGCCGATGCGGCTGCTGAGGGCGCTGGACGACCTTGGCGACCCATGGGCCGACCCGGTGGCGCCGATGATCTCGCTGCTGGCGCTGCTGGCGGAGACGTTGGTCGCCTACCTCCTGGTCGTGCTGGCACTCCGGTCGCTCTGCCAGCTGCCCGGGTCGGTCGGGCGGGCCGCCGGACAGGTCACGCTCCTGGTCACCCCGGTCGCCGTGAGACGTGTGCTCGATCTTCTGGTCGGCGGCACCCTGCTCGCCCAGGCGACGCTGGCGGCGAGCTCCGGCATCGGCATGGCTCCCGGCCACCGAGCGGCCGTTCCGGCTGTGGCGATGGCCACCTCCTCGATCCCCGGCGGCCATGCCGCTCCGGTCACCGGACACCACCTGGGTCCGTCCGCCACCGGGTCGGCTCGACCTCGCCAGGCGGTGATGGACCCGGCCGGGACGCGGCCCGCCCCCCGCCGGTCATCGGCGCCACTGCCGCCCTGGCTGGGGGGCGGGCCGTCCAACCCGGCCCCGGGGTCCATCGGCGACACGGAGCCTGAATCGACCGGCGACGTGGGGACTGGACCGACCGGCGAGGCCTCGCGTGGGTCCGCTGGCGAGGCAGGACGTACGTCGAGCGACGAGCTCGAGCCTGGGTCGGGCGATGGGGCGGCAGCCGGCCACACCGTCGCGGTGGGTGACACGTTGTGGGATATCGCGGCCGCCCACCTCGGACCCGGCGAGGGCACGGTGCTGAACGTGCATCGCTACTGGCGGCAGGTGTACCGGGCCAACCGTCGAGTGATCGGCGCCGATCCCGACCTGATCCATCC
Coding sequences within:
- a CDS encoding helix-turn-helix domain-containing protein, whose amino-acid sequence is MPTPGVEPRFYTLEDVATILNVRVAQVYALVRSGELPAVKLGGRGVWRVDRLQLEAYIERMHEQTADWARKHPLIGAPEEG
- a CDS encoding LysM peptidoglycan-binding domain-containing protein — encoded protein: MRQKFGAVARRPGWRRRAWLLAMVAGPALVGRTLVGEVGSPMRLLRALDDLGDPWADPVAPMISLLALLAETLVAYLLVVLALRSLCQLPGSVGRAAGQVTLLVTPVAVRRVLDLLVGGTLLAQATLAASSGIGMAPGHRAAVPAVAMATSSIPGGHAAPVTGHHLGPSATGSARPRQAVMDPAGTRPAPRRSSAPLPPWLGGGPSNPAPGSIGDTEPESTGDVGTGPTGEASRGSAGEAGRTSSDELEPGSGDGAAAGHTVAVGDTLWDIAAAHLGPGEGTVLNVHRYWRQVYRANRRVIGADPDLIHPGTRLDVPPFRRDRP